In Chitinophaga oryzae, the sequence ATGATCTTTTGTACTCTTATATTCAACGTTATACATTCTTCAACCAGTTCATTGAGATGTTGCGCATCCAGATGATCATCCGGTATCAGTAAAAGAGACACTTTCCCTTCTCTCAGCATTTTGAATAACTGCCCTTTACGGGAGGCATATACCGGCAATCCTTCGATGGATTTGCCTGCATGTGCATTGGTATCCGCAAGAAAGGCCACAATGCGTATATCCGCTTCCGGATTATCGTTGATAGCCTTACGCAGCATGATACTGGAAAGACCTGTATGGTAGATGGCTGCCCTGGTTTTATTGACTGCGCGGAAGTTCTTATAATACTTAAACACCCATTTGACCATCAGGCGATAAGATAACAGCAGGAAGGAGGAGATAAAAAAGCCGATCAGGACCACTGACAATGGGAAAAGATTAACGTCTGCATCCAGTACGTGGCTATAGTTGATGGTCACAAAAATGGCGCTGGCTATAACATTCATACAAGCGATGTTGCCGATGTCTGCCAGGCTGGTATGCCGGACGATACCACGGTACGTTCGCAACAGCAAAGACAACATCAGCGTCACACCTAATACAATAAAGGAGATCTCTTCGAGCGGATACGGAGTGAGGGCCTCCATATCAAAATTCAGCCTGAGCAGGAAGGCAAGATTGATGGCGATGACGGAGCACCCAAGGTCAAGCAGTAATATAAGCCATGACGGGGTAATCCATGATGATTTGTTCACCATAGGTTTCAATAATAGATACGGTTAAGAAATATATGCTCGTCCAATCTGGTAAAGTAGCGCGCGGGTGGTTTTCATAGAAGCGCTTTAACTCTCCGGTCAGATAGCTTACGGTTTGGTTCGCATTTTTCGGTTTTTCAAGTTATGCAAAGTAAACACTAAATTTTGATATCTACTATTATGAAAAAGTAAACTATTAATTTTTTTTTACTCTGCATGGTAAGTAGCTCCAACCAATTCAATACTGACAAGATGATAAAGGCAAGTACGAAAACCCGCCGGCTGCAAGGTCAATTGTCTCCTGTATTCATACAGGTTTATATGGACAACTAACTTTACAGGCTATTTAAAAACAGACTACTTCAACAACAACGGCTGATATCGGGACTGGAGGACAGGCGAAATACCTTCACACATGATAGATTGTTTTGCAGACATTCATTCTCGATATGTACTCCTGCACGCGCTGGCACACTAAATAACTGATACATGGTCTTTCAATTTTTCCGGTTAACTTATGTTCGCTATATGGTTAAAGTATTATTCGCGATATGGTTTAAACAGAACTTACTAAAGTTGTTCTTGTGACGGCCAGTGAAAACAAACACCATACCAACTTTCATAAAACGATGATTTTCTGATGAAAAACCATCTTTTCATTTATAAAAGTAAGTGATTTTTTGAATAAACGTACAGTTAAAAATGAATTTAACCTAAAACAAACACGACCAGACTTTTTGCGCCATGGGCGCCTAATACGAGGGATTGCTCTATGTCAGCTGTTTTGGATGGGCCTGCAATAAATACGCCGAAACCGGATTGGGGTGCACCGATTTTTTCATAGGCATCGTGCATGGTTGCCAGTATGCGTTCCCGTGGTAAGATGATAGCGAGATGCTGGCAGATGAAAGGCAGTACTCTCACGGCTATATCATTTTCCGTCAGCCAGATGGCGCCGTTCTCGGCCACGCCCCACTGTCCGGTCACCACGGCCATGTCCACATCTTCCAGCTGATGCGGATCTTCGTGTACCCATTCCTGTTTATCATCAGCGAACACGACCCTTTGAAGATGGGGATAATGTTCCTTCAACAGGCCAGGCACCTGCGCGGTATCAGTAATCTCAAACAGGCTGCCACCGAGGCTTTCCAGCACTTTGCGATAAGCTTCCGGGGTAGCCGGCATGTTGCCTGACAGCCCTTGCAGGGAAGGCAATGTTACAGCATCGGGCTGATTTTTCTTCACGGCGGCCAGTATCTGTTCTCTGCTACTCATATCAATATATTATTCAGGGTTGCTTATTTTTTGTTGAAGGTTGTTGTGCATACCATTCGGAGAATGACTGCGCAGGCGGCGCCGGCATCTCCCTTTGTTTAAACCACGGATTAAAACGATTGTTGACCATTCCCGGGAAAGCGCGTAACACCCAGCGTCCCATCTTACCGGCTCTTTTATAGTTACCGGGTTTGGACAGTACGGCGTTCATCATCTTCATACCGGCGGTTTTCATACCGCTGGTATGTCCTTCCTTTACCAGGACCTGTCTCCACTTATATAACTGCTGATGGATGTCGATCTTTACGGGGCAGACATTGGAGCAGGAACCGCAGAGCGTGGAGGCAAAAGGCAGGTCGGCGTAATCTTTCATATCAAGATTGGGCGCCAGGATGCTGCCGATAGGGCCGGCAACGGCCGTATGATAACTGTGGCCGCCGCTGCGACGGTATACCGGGCAGGTATTCATGCAGGCGCCGCACCGGATACATTTCAGGGAGTTGCGGAAATCTTCGCGGCCCAGCTGCCGGGAGCGGCCGTTATCCACGATCACGATATGCAGTTCCCTGCCGGGAGCCGGTTGCCTGAAGTGGCTGGAATAAGTGGTGATAGGCTGCCCGGTGGCGCTCCGTGCCAGCAGCCGCAGGAACACGCCCAGGTGTTTGCGCCGGGGAATGATCTTTTCAATGCCCATACAGGCGATATGTACATCCGCGAGGTGGGCGCCCATATCGGCATTGCCTTCATTGGTGCAAACCACCATCTCACCCGTTTCCGCCACCGCGAAGTTCACGCCGGTAATAGCGGCTTTGGATTGCAGGAACTCCTTACGCAGGTGCTGGCGCGCTGCCGCGGTAAGGAACTGCGGATCGGCGTTACCGGCAGGCGTGCCCAGGTGCTCATGAAAGAGCTCGCCTATCTCTTCCTTCTTTTTGTGAATACAGGGCAATACAATATGGCTCGGCGGCTCTTCCGCCAGCTGCACAATACGTTCGCCCAGGTCGGTATCGATCACTTCGATGCCGTTGGCCTGCAGGTGCGGATTCAGATGACACTCCTCAGTGAGCATGGACTTGCTCTTCACCATGCGTTTTACATCATGCTTCTTCAGGATCTCCGTCACGATACGGTTATGCTCCGCCGCATCCGCTGCCCAGTGAACAACGGCGCCGTTTTGTATCGCCTGCTGTTCAAACTGCGTCAGATAGTCATGCAGGTTACCCAGCACGTTGAGCTTTATTTGAGAAGCGGTTTCCCGCAGCTGTTCCCATTCAGGAATACTCCAGGCCTGGCGGTCGCGTTTGGCCCTTACCCACCACAGCGTTTCATCATGCCAGTTGACCCTTGGCTCGTTTTCGTTGAACTTGTCCGCCAGCGTGGCGTGATCGGTGGTTGGCCTGTTCATGGGATCTGTTGATTAAGGATTTCAGCAATATGCATCACTCTTACCGGCTGATGCTGCCGGCGGAGGATACCTTCCATATGCATCAGACAACTAACGTCTGTACCGGTGATGACTTCCGCGCCGTGTTTAACGTGATCGGTTACACGATCTTTGCCCATCTTCACGGAAACGGCCTCTTCTGTAACACAGAAGGTACCGCCGAAGCCGCAGCATTCATCTTTGCGGTCCAGTTCTACCAGTTCCAGGCCAGCCACCATACGCAGCAGCTGCTCCGGCTTGGAGAAAGGCGCCGCCACCAGCTCGCTCATCTGCGCCAGGCCGAGGCCGCGCTGCCCGTGGCAGCTCTGGTGCAGCCCCACCTTGTGCGGAAAACGTGCAGGCAAGGCCGTTACCTTTAATATATCTGTCAGAAAAGCCGTCAGTTCATATATACGTTCCCGTATGCCGGCGGCTGCCGGTTCATGGGCCGGGTCGTGCAGGTGTTCTTTAATATGCAGCACACAGCTGCCGGAAGGCCCCACAATATAATCATAGGCCGCAAAGTTGCGGACAAAAAGGCTGTTGCACTGATGCGTCAGATGCTCATAGCCCGAATTGGCCATAGGCTGACCGCAACAGGTTTGCCCCTGCGGGTATTCCACTTCACACCCCAGCTTCTGCAACAGCTGCAGCGTGGCTATGCCTACCTGCGGGTAAAACTGGTCAATATAACACGGTATAAATAATCCGACTTTCACAGTGGTAGCGATTTTGATGGTCATTCCTTACGTGCAAATTTAGCGGCAGCCACCGTAGTAATCCTACCTCTTTTTTACCGGTTACTGGCTTATTTTTCACTGGTACAAAATAAAAAGACCGGATGGTATTACCAACCCGGCCCGTCATGTAGGTAACTGTTCGCTTTATGGCTGCACTTTAATAGTGACTTTCACCCGTTGCCCATCGGCAGCGGAGACCTTCATCACACCTGTTTTTCCTGCGGCATTTTTGAACAGCACCACGCCCCTGTAGGTAGTAGAGAAAAAACTGTTGTCCTCCTTAACGGCCAGGTTGCTGAGCGCGGAACCGTGTGACAGGGTATCAAATTTAGCAGGATCGAATGCCTGTACCGACGGGGAGTTCATGATCTCCGTAATTGTGGCATTATCAAACGTAAACCCATGGGAAGCGGTGGCCGTGGCGCTGCTGAAGAACAGGTTGCCCGGGTCTACCCCGGCAAACACCAGGTCGATGTTTTTGCCGTCCTTAGGAAGGTTGGCACGGTAATACATTTTGCCGTCTTTGGTGGAGAAGGCGACGCCCACGGTGGAACTGGTGCCTGTCACATCAAACTCAAGGTCTTTATATATTGTCAGGGAGTCTTTAGGTGTTACCGCAGGTTGTTCCGGCTTCGGCACATTGTCATCATTGCTGTCATTCTTGTCTTTTTTGGAACAGGCGGTCAGCATGGCGGTAAGAATAACCGCGCCTAATACGAGTTTTTTCATAGGGAGATGGTTTTAGCTCAGGTTTTCAGTCTGTAACAGGATAAAAAAAACGGCTATATGCATAGCCGTTACAAATATAAAAATATTTTAATGATAAAATGCGGTGATTTTATCGTTTTAACTGAAAGGCTTCCGCCAGCAGCTCGTAGGAACGGAGCCTGTCGGCATGGTCCTGGGTAATGGTGGCGATCACCAGTTCATCCACCGCATAGTCTGCCGCCAGCTGTTCGAGGCGGGCTTTTACCTGCGGCGGCGTACCGGAAACACGACGGCCGCTGTTGGCCCTTATCCGCGCCAGCTCTTCAGCACTGTATTCTATGTCTTTGATTTCTTCGTAGGTGGGGAAGATGTCGTATTTCCCTTTTTCGAAGCTGAGCAGGCGATAGTCCATCACAGCCTCCAGTTCAGCCGCTTTTTCCTCCGTATCGGCGCAGAACACGAAAATGCCTACGCTGGCCAGCGGGGCGGCGAGGTGTGGAGAGGGACGGAACTGTTCACGGTACCTGGCCACCGCCTGCGGGCCGCCTACCGGATAGATAAAATGTGCAAAAGAGAGGGCCATACCGAAATGTGCCGCCAGCAGGCCGCTTTCGCCGCTGGAAGTGAGCATCCACAGGTCGGGCGAGGAAGGTATGACCGGAATGGCTTTTACTTTTTCCTGTAAGCTGCCGGGGGTGACTTTATCGGTGAGCCATGCCTGCAGATCTACCAACTGCTGCACAAACTCTTTGGGATCAAAGGTATTGGAGGGATTGAGGATATGCGCCGTGATACGGTCGCCACCCGGTGCGCGGCCAATGCCCAGGTCTATACGGCCGGGGTATAACGCTTCGAGCAACCGGAAGTTTTCTGCTACTTTAAGGGTACTGTGATTAGGGAGCATCACGCCGCCTGAGCCGATGCGGATACGTTCCGTTTCTGCGGCCAGCCGGGCGATCAGTATCTCCGGGGAGGCTCCTGCCAGGCTGTTGGTGTTGTGATGTTCTGATAACCAATAACGGGTATAACCCAGTTTGTCTGCCAGCCGGGCCAGCTCAACGCTTTCCTGCAAGGCTTCCGTGGCATTGCTGCCGTTCCTGATCGGTGATTGGTCCAATACGCTAAGTTTCATCGTCTGTCGGTTTAATCTTTCATAATCTCTTCTTCCTGTTGTTTTTTAAGATACCATTGTACTGCCCTTATTTCTGCGAAGGTCACGGCGGGGCCTACACGCTCTTTGATAGGTCCGGCGGCCGTAGCGCCCAGTTCGCGGATATGGGACATGATCAGTTTTACCGTTGCTTCCGGCACAAAGCGGAACAGGTCCAGCTCTCCGGCCTCTACGCACTGGGCCAGGTGGCTTTCTACCGTGCTTACCGCCAGTTGCCGCGCCACGGCAATATCGGGGATGTTCTTACCGCCCAGGTACAGCTCCAGCGTACCCCTGCGGCTGCTCCCCTTCTCTACTTTGCCTTTGGCTTCCGGTTTACCGCCTTTTTTTCCGGCGACAGTCCCTTCCGCTTCGGCGTTTCTGAGTTTCGTATAGTCTTTCAGCCCTTTGGTAAAATCCAGGTCGGCGTAAGACACTTCCCATACCTGCTGTAATTTCTGCCAGCAATCCGCTTCCAGCGACATCAACTGCAACAGGTACTTCTTCGATTTCTGTTTTTTGACCGTCGCTATATGCTCCTGCAGAGGCAGTATCAGATCTTCGTATATGCTTTTGGTAAAGTAGCCGATGGCTTTGTTTACCCGTTCTTCCAGCTGATCGGTCTCTCCTGTCTGCACCGTGGTGTCAAGCAACTGGTGCAGCTGCACCACAAAGCGGTTGGCCACTTCCTGCTGCTGCTCCGTTTTCGCCGTCAGCTGCCGGCTTACCTGTAAGGCCGCATCGATATCCGGTACTTTTTTGTCCTGTATCCATACGGCGTGACTGCGGATGTTGGCCTGCATACGGTACCAGTCAAACAGCTGCAGCAGCGAGGTGGCCTGGAACTTCTTACGCTCCATTTCCAGCAGCACCACCAGTTCGTTGGCCGCCACTTCCTTTTCGGCAAACTCGATCACCTGGCGGTCTGTTTTGATGCTGCCGTAGGTAATGCGTGAATGCAGCACCAGCCCTTCCAGCGATGTGCAGCGGCTCAGCGCCACGTATACCTGTCCGGGCGCAAAAGCATACCCCGCATCAATAATGGCCTTTTCAAAAGTAAGGCCCTGGCTTTTGTGAATAGTAATAGCCCATGCCAGCCGGATGGGAAACTGCGTAAAACTGCCGATCTCTTCTTCTTCGATACTGTTTTCTTCCTGGTTGTAAGAGTAACGGATATTACGCCAGGTTTCTTTCGCCAGTTTCAGTTCTTCATGGGAACCGGCCAGCAGCAAGGTAATCTCTTCGTCGTCGATATCTGTTACCGTCGCCAGCTTACCATTATAATAACGGCGGGGCTGCGCCAGATCATTTTTCAGGAACATCACCTGCGCACCGATTTTCAGTTGCAGCACCAGCTCCGTCGGCAGCGCCTTATCGCTGAAGTCTCCTTCTATCCTGCCTTCAAAGCGGAAGAGTTTTCCCGGCATTTCCGCCAGGCGGCGGGCGTTGATATCATCCGCTTTGCGGTTGTGGGTAGACAATACGATGTATTCCCCGTCTTCTCCTTTAAAATAAGGATCGTAGCGGTCGTTGAGCAACATCAGGTCTTCTTCTTCCACTTCACTGTTGCGGATGCGGTTCAGCACATCGATGAACAGCTGTTCGTTCTGCCGGTATATCTTTTTTAACTCGATGTACAACGGAGGCGCCTGGTCGATGACACGGGCGTCGAAGAAAAAGGAGCTGTTGTAATACTCCGAGAGCAACTGCCATTCAGAATCCGGCACCACCGGCGGCAGCTGGTACAGATCGCCGATGAACAGCACCTGTACGCCACCGAATGGCAACAGCGGTTTATTACGGAAGTGCCGCAGGATGGTGTCGATCGCATCGAGCATATCACAGCGTACCATACTCACCTCATCGATGATCAGCAGTTCCAGTTCCTGTAACAACACCTTTTTGTCATTCGTGAAACGGATGTTGCGGAACAGGCTGTGTTTATCCGTGCTGCTGATCCCATCCATGCCAAATCCGCGCTTGCTGCCCGGGATAAACGGTCCGAAGGGCAACTGGAAAAAAGAGTGCATGGTAACCCCGCCGGCATTGATCGCTGCCACACCGGTAGGCGCTACCACCACGGTATTTTTCTTCGTATGTTCTTTGATATATTTCAGGAACGTCGTCTTTCCTGTACCGGCTTTACCGGTCAGGAACACGTGGCGGTTTGTCTGGTTAATGAAATCTGCCGCCAGGTGGAAGATGATATTTGTATTATCAGGTTGGGGCATGATATTTAAAATTGAAACCGCAAATATAATTTATTTTCCATCGTTACCGGGACTCATGCCCGGACATAAAAAAACTGCCCCGGCAAAACGCCGGGGCAGTCCTTAACAAAACTATTATTCAATAAGTTATGCCAATCTTACGTTAACAGCATTCGGGCCTTTTCTGCCTTCTTCCACGTCGAATACTACGCGGTCATTTTCGCCGATGCTTTCTTTGATACCAGAAACGTGAACAAAAATTTCTTGTCCTGTTCCTTCGATTTTAATGAATCCAAAACCTTTAGCTTCATTAAAAAATTTAACTACACCTGTTTGCATTTTTTATTAATATTTAATTGTGAACGTGTTCTCGCCATTTTTTTAACAGGCGGCTACCTGGGGGCAACTAGAAGAAAAAGTAAGAAAAAAGCTGAATGTACCCGGAGATCACCAACAGAATTGAAATACAATATTCTTAAGAAGCGGAACGAAGATAACTGTTTAGCGTATACCATCCAAACTTTTTTGTAACTACACCCAAAGCAAGTTTATTTATATATTTTTGATACCTATATGAAAAACACGGACGCATGGCGTATTAAGGCCATTTTAACCGGCTCTGCCGGCAACCTCGTAGAATGGTACGACTGGTACATTTACACTACATTTTCGCTCTATTTTGCCCCGGTATTCTTTCCGAAAGGGAGTTATACGGCCCAGCTGCTGAACACCGCCGCTATCTTTGCGGTAGGTTTCCTCATGCGGCCCATCGGCGGATGGATGTTTGGCCGCATTGCCGACCAGAAAGGACGGAAAACCGCTATGACCCTGTCGGTACTGCTGATGTCACTGGGTTCGGTGCTGATTGCCTTTACGCCCTCCTATGATACCATAGGAGTAGCCGCCCCTGCCCTGTTGCTGGCAGCGCGCCTGCTACAGGGCCTGAGCGTGGGCGGCGAATACGGCGCCTCCGCCACCTATCTCAGCGAAGTGGCCACTGCAGGCCGCCGCGGCTTCTTTTCCAGCTTCCAGTATGTAACGCTGATCGGTGGGCAACTCACCGCCCTGGGCGTGCAGATGCTGCTGCAACGGGTGTTCCTCACCCCGGAACAGCTGCATAACTGGGGATGGCGCATTCCTTTTGTGATCGGCGCCCTGCTCGCTTTTGTGGCCCTGTACCTGCGTACTCACATGCAAGAGTCCGGTTCTTTTGAGCAGCATAAGTCCTCCAAAAACAAAGGTTCTGTTAAAGCCCTGTTCCGGCAATATCCCCGGGCGGCTTTCACGGTGGTGGGCCTCACCATGGGCGGCACGCTGGCTTTCTATACGTATACCACCTATATGCAGAAGTTCCTCGTCAATACAGTACATCTGACCATTGAAAGAGCCACCACCGTCACCTTTTTCGTGATGCTGATATATGCATTTTTGCA encodes:
- a CDS encoding LutC/YkgG family protein; the protein is MSSREQILAAVKKNQPDAVTLPSLQGLSGNMPATPEAYRKVLESLGGSLFEITDTAQVPGLLKEHYPHLQRVVFADDKQEWVHEDPHQLEDVDMAVVTGQWGVAENGAIWLTENDIAVRVLPFICQHLAIILPRERILATMHDAYEKIGAPQSGFGVFIAGPSKTADIEQSLVLGAHGAKSLVVFVLG
- a CDS encoding lactate utilization protein B, with the protein product MNRPTTDHATLADKFNENEPRVNWHDETLWWVRAKRDRQAWSIPEWEQLRETASQIKLNVLGNLHDYLTQFEQQAIQNGAVVHWAADAAEHNRIVTEILKKHDVKRMVKSKSMLTEECHLNPHLQANGIEVIDTDLGERIVQLAEEPPSHIVLPCIHKKKEEIGELFHEHLGTPAGNADPQFLTAAARQHLRKEFLQSKAAITGVNFAVAETGEMVVCTNEGNADMGAHLADVHIACMGIEKIIPRRKHLGVFLRLLARSATGQPITTYSSHFRQPAPGRELHIVIVDNGRSRQLGREDFRNSLKCIRCGACMNTCPVYRRSGGHSYHTAVAGPIGSILAPNLDMKDYADLPFASTLCGSCSNVCPVKIDIHQQLYKWRQVLVKEGHTSGMKTAGMKMMNAVLSKPGNYKRAGKMGRWVLRAFPGMVNNRFNPWFKQREMPAPPAQSFSEWYAQQPSTKNKQP
- a CDS encoding (Fe-S)-binding protein — protein: MTIKIATTVKVGLFIPCYIDQFYPQVGIATLQLLQKLGCEVEYPQGQTCCGQPMANSGYEHLTHQCNSLFVRNFAAYDYIVGPSGSCVLHIKEHLHDPAHEPAAAGIRERIYELTAFLTDILKVTALPARFPHKVGLHQSCHGQRGLGLAQMSELVAAPFSKPEQLLRMVAGLELVELDRKDECCGFGGTFCVTEEAVSVKMGKDRVTDHVKHGAEVITGTDVSCLMHMEGILRRQHQPVRVMHIAEILNQQIP
- a CDS encoding LLM class flavin-dependent oxidoreductase translates to MKLSVLDQSPIRNGSNATEALQESVELARLADKLGYTRYWLSEHHNTNSLAGASPEILIARLAAETERIRIGSGGVMLPNHSTLKVAENFRLLEALYPGRIDLGIGRAPGGDRITAHILNPSNTFDPKEFVQQLVDLQAWLTDKVTPGSLQEKVKAIPVIPSSPDLWMLTSSGESGLLAAHFGMALSFAHFIYPVGGPQAVARYREQFRPSPHLAAPLASVGIFVFCADTEEKAAELEAVMDYRLLSFEKGKYDIFPTYEEIKDIEYSAEELARIRANSGRRVSGTPPQVKARLEQLAADYAVDELVIATITQDHADRLRSYELLAEAFQLKR
- a CDS encoding helix-turn-helix domain-containing protein, yielding MPQPDNTNIIFHLAADFINQTNRHVFLTGKAGTGKTTFLKYIKEHTKKNTVVVAPTGVAAINAGGVTMHSFFQLPFGPFIPGSKRGFGMDGISSTDKHSLFRNIRFTNDKKVLLQELELLIIDEVSMVRCDMLDAIDTILRHFRNKPLLPFGGVQVLFIGDLYQLPPVVPDSEWQLLSEYYNSSFFFDARVIDQAPPLYIELKKIYRQNEQLFIDVLNRIRNSEVEEEDLMLLNDRYDPYFKGEDGEYIVLSTHNRKADDINARRLAEMPGKLFRFEGRIEGDFSDKALPTELVLQLKIGAQVMFLKNDLAQPRRYYNGKLATVTDIDDEEITLLLAGSHEELKLAKETWRNIRYSYNQEENSIEEEEIGSFTQFPIRLAWAITIHKSQGLTFEKAIIDAGYAFAPGQVYVALSRCTSLEGLVLHSRITYGSIKTDRQVIEFAEKEVAANELVVLLEMERKKFQATSLLQLFDWYRMQANIRSHAVWIQDKKVPDIDAALQVSRQLTAKTEQQQEVANRFVVQLHQLLDTTVQTGETDQLEERVNKAIGYFTKSIYEDLILPLQEHIATVKKQKSKKYLLQLMSLEADCWQKLQQVWEVSYADLDFTKGLKDYTKLRNAEAEGTVAGKKGGKPEAKGKVEKGSSRRGTLELYLGGKNIPDIAVARQLAVSTVESHLAQCVEAGELDLFRFVPEATVKLIMSHIRELGATAAGPIKERVGPAVTFAEIRAVQWYLKKQQEEEIMKD
- a CDS encoding cold-shock protein produces the protein MQTGVVKFFNEAKGFGFIKIEGTGQEIFVHVSGIKESIGENDRVVFDVEEGRKGPNAVNVRLA
- a CDS encoding MFS transporter; translation: MKNTDAWRIKAILTGSAGNLVEWYDWYIYTTFSLYFAPVFFPKGSYTAQLLNTAAIFAVGFLMRPIGGWMFGRIADQKGRKTAMTLSVLLMSLGSVLIAFTPSYDTIGVAAPALLLAARLLQGLSVGGEYGASATYLSEVATAGRRGFFSSFQYVTLIGGQLTALGVQMLLQRVFLTPEQLHNWGWRIPFVIGALLAFVALYLRTHMQESGSFEQHKSSKNKGSVKALFRQYPRAAFTVVGLTMGGTLAFYTYTTYMQKFLVNTVHLTIERATTVTFFVMLIYAFLQPLFGWLSDVCGRRPLLIGFGVLGTALTVPILTAISHTGSEWTAFWLILAALVIVSGYTSINAVVKAEMFPAEVRALGVGFPYAITVALFGGTAEPIALYFKKIGHEPLFYWYVTACIFISLLVYISVRDTKHTSYLDKDFTEPSA